From one Cloacibacillus sp. genomic stretch:
- the pepD gene encoding beta-Ala-His dipeptidase: MLSDKTKSLEEWAVYHFTKLCGIPHGSFNEKGISNYLCEWARGLGLRAVQDEHLNVVVYKEASPGKERAGAVLLQAHIDMVCEKAPDYQHDFRKDPIPYQIEGDIISTGGKTTLGADDGIGVALIMAVLESEGLAHPRLEAAFTTAEEEDLSGALSIDGALFTARRMINIDHVADNEVVLGSCGGMAAEIALPVERVPLPGGYICRSVALSGLPGGHSGENIHCGNGNAIVLIGRILRRCEPLGALIADISGGSFRTAIPREASVTVAVPRENCAAFDLMLEEIGREFKEEYLAAAPELRLSAAEAAASQVLSAASTKRLIHALCLSPDGISAMSDRMAHIVESSDNLGELHLEEDVCRIIYEIRSTYPSTASFIADKIALIGELLGGEFRTFGRYPGWSYDPGSKMKEISNRVYVEEFGEEQKNVVLHAGLECGCFYDAIPGLDAISVGPNTWSLHSPSEHMSISSVGKMAGFLAKLLEELALDN; the protein is encoded by the coding sequence ATGCTTTCTGATAAGACGAAGTCACTTGAGGAATGGGCAGTTTACCACTTCACGAAGCTTTGCGGCATTCCGCACGGCAGTTTCAACGAAAAAGGGATCAGCAATTATCTCTGCGAATGGGCGCGCGGGCTTGGGCTGCGGGCCGTTCAGGACGAACATCTTAACGTCGTGGTCTACAAAGAGGCCTCGCCCGGTAAGGAGAGGGCTGGGGCCGTGCTGCTCCAGGCCCACATCGACATGGTCTGCGAAAAGGCCCCCGATTATCAGCATGATTTTAGAAAGGACCCCATTCCCTATCAGATAGAGGGCGACATCATCTCCACCGGCGGTAAGACGACGCTCGGCGCCGATGACGGCATCGGCGTGGCCCTGATAATGGCTGTTCTTGAGTCGGAGGGGCTGGCGCATCCGCGCCTTGAAGCGGCCTTCACGACGGCGGAGGAGGAGGATCTGAGCGGCGCGCTTTCGATCGACGGCGCTCTTTTCACCGCGCGCCGGATGATAAACATTGACCATGTGGCCGACAACGAAGTTGTGCTGGGGAGCTGCGGCGGGATGGCCGCCGAGATCGCGCTGCCGGTCGAAAGGGTGCCGCTGCCCGGCGGATATATATGCCGTTCGGTGGCGCTTTCAGGACTGCCGGGAGGACATTCAGGCGAAAATATCCACTGCGGCAACGGCAACGCCATCGTTCTGATTGGCCGTATCCTTCGGCGCTGCGAGCCGCTGGGCGCGCTGATCGCCGACATCTCCGGCGGCAGCTTCCGTACCGCGATACCGCGCGAGGCCTCCGTTACAGTCGCCGTCCCTCGGGAAAATTGCGCGGCCTTCGATTTGATGCTCGAGGAGATCGGCAGGGAGTTTAAGGAGGAATATTTGGCGGCCGCGCCGGAGCTGCGGCTCTCCGCCGCGGAGGCCGCGGCCTCGCAGGTTCTCTCCGCCGCAAGCACGAAGCGGCTTATCCATGCGCTCTGCCTCTCACCGGACGGCATATCGGCGATGAGCGACAGGATGGCGCATATCGTCGAAAGCTCGGACAATCTCGGCGAACTGCATCTTGAGGAAGATGTTTGCCGGATCATCTATGAGATACGCTCCACATACCCCTCTACGGCTTCGTTCATCGCGGACAAGATTGCCCTGATTGGCGAACTGCTGGGCGGCGAATTCCGCACCTTTGGCCGCTATCCGGGCTGGAGTTATGATCCCGGCTCAAAGATGAAGGAAATATCCAACCGTGTCTACGTGGAGGAGTTCGGAGAGGAACAGAAAAACGTCGTGCTGCACGCGGGACTCGAATGCGGCTGTTTCTACGACGCGATACCCGGTCTCGACGCGATCTCCGTCGGCCCTAATACGTGGAGCCTCCACTCACCCTCCGAGCATATGAGCATTTCGTCGGTCGGGAAGATGGCGGGGTTTCTTGCCAAACTTCTCGAAGAGCTAGCCTTGGATAATTAG
- a CDS encoding OFA family MFS transporter, which translates to MKDSTNTNRWAILFFGMICMLIMGVCYTYSLFQPYVMKHFSVDSPSASLPFTIFIAVFCVGNFVGGRMQQKTTVKLTLVVGYILMVLGWLLTAILPSDMFWAMFITFGGLFGIGDGIVYNVIVSLMPKWFVDKKGLASGLTLAMLGLSATVFSPIVSQWLRNYGFSKSFMAVAMVYAAVGIFGTLTMKNPPKDYMSDYTGTGAIVTTKKQYEVGEVFHVKEFWTLMGLYFCAVPAYLLLSAIFVSYGADRGLTAAMATLGVSATSLCQVGGRFVIPTVSDKIGRKSAFAVSFLITALGVAMLTISTGNLYVLCFCLLSFSYGGTQACFAPIAADRFGTKNVGTILSLTMIGFGLGSIGASLMAKVVGTSTAFICAGVVSLIGIGLVCTLPSPKKAREQGV; encoded by the coding sequence GTGAAAGACAGCACTAATACAAACAGATGGGCCATTTTATTCTTCGGCATGATCTGCATGCTGATTATGGGCGTATGTTATACATACAGCCTCTTTCAGCCATACGTGATGAAACATTTCAGCGTGGATTCACCCAGCGCGAGCCTTCCGTTCACAATTTTCATCGCCGTCTTCTGCGTCGGCAACTTCGTTGGCGGGCGTATGCAGCAGAAAACCACTGTCAAGCTGACCCTTGTCGTCGGCTATATTCTCATGGTCCTTGGCTGGCTGCTCACCGCCATCCTTCCCTCGGACATGTTCTGGGCGATGTTCATCACCTTTGGCGGTCTCTTTGGCATCGGCGACGGTATCGTCTACAATGTCATCGTCTCTCTGATGCCCAAGTGGTTTGTGGACAAAAAGGGGCTGGCCTCGGGACTGACGCTGGCGATGCTGGGACTCTCAGCCACGGTATTCAGCCCCATCGTGAGTCAGTGGCTGAGAAATTACGGTTTTTCAAAATCCTTTATGGCGGTGGCGATGGTATATGCCGCGGTGGGGATCTTTGGCACCCTGACGATGAAAAATCCGCCTAAAGACTATATGTCCGATTACACGGGGACGGGAGCCATCGTTACCACGAAGAAGCAGTATGAGGTGGGCGAGGTCTTCCACGTAAAGGAATTCTGGACGCTGATGGGGCTTTATTTCTGCGCCGTCCCGGCTTATCTGCTGCTGAGCGCGATCTTCGTCAGCTACGGCGCGGACAGAGGGCTGACTGCCGCGATGGCTACACTCGGCGTAAGCGCGACGTCGCTCTGTCAGGTTGGAGGGCGCTTCGTGATCCCCACGGTCAGCGACAAGATTGGCCGCAAATCCGCCTTCGCCGTCAGCTTCCTGATCACGGCGCTCGGAGTCGCAATGCTGACGATCTCAACCGGCAATCTATATGTGCTCTGTTTCTGTCTCCTCAGCTTTTCATACGGCGGTACGCAGGCCTGCTTCGCACCGATCGCCGCTGACAGATTCGGTACCAAGAATGTCGGCACGATACTCTCACTGACAATGATAGGCTTTGGTCTGGGCTCTATCGGAGCCTCCTTGATGGCAAAGGTCGTCGGTACTTCCACCGCCTTCATCTGCGCGGGCGTCGTTTCGCTGATCGGCATCGGACTCGTATGCACACTCCCCAGCCCAAAGAAGGCCAGGGAACAGGGCGTTTAA
- a CDS encoding TetR/AcrR family transcriptional regulator — protein sequence MDIQTLSIKKRRVMTYFIEAARQLMSSEGIQALSIRGIAEIAGYNSATLYNYFEDLQHLTLFASMSYLRDYVSALSGNLKPPMSSLERYRLIYETFDHFAFRSPEIFYNMFFGRQRSKLPEVTVQYYTLFPDELKEHSPAVRKMLLQGDMYLRDKPIVEELVRDGFVKPENAAYLAAIVPRLNQTYLHELANGECIDPEEQHRRFIAAFDYLLETAK from the coding sequence TTGGATATTCAAACGCTGAGCATAAAAAAGAGACGAGTCATGACCTATTTCATCGAAGCGGCGCGGCAGCTGATGTCCTCCGAGGGCATACAGGCGCTTTCGATAAGGGGAATTGCGGAGATCGCGGGTTACAACAGCGCGACGCTCTACAATTATTTCGAGGATCTGCAGCATCTGACGCTTTTTGCCTCGATGTCTTATCTGCGGGACTACGTCTCCGCGCTGAGCGGCAATTTGAAGCCGCCGATGAGCTCGCTCGAGCGTTACCGTCTCATTTACGAGACCTTCGACCACTTCGCCTTCCGCTCTCCGGAGATATTTTACAATATGTTTTTTGGACGCCAGCGCTCGAAACTTCCCGAGGTGACGGTGCAGTATTACACGCTCTTTCCCGACGAGCTGAAGGAGCACTCGCCCGCGGTCCGCAAAATGCTGCTGCAGGGAGATATGTACCTGCGGGACAAGCCGATCGTGGAGGAGCTGGTGAGGGACGGCTTTGTAAAGCCGGAGAATGCCGCGTATCTCGCCGCCATAGTGCCGCGGCTCAACCAGACCTATCTCCATGAGCTGGCTAACGGCGAATGTATCGACCCGGAGGAGCAGCACAGACGCTTCATCGCCGCCTTCGATTACCTGCTTGAAACGGCAAAATAA
- a CDS encoding O-acetylhomoserine aminocarboxypropyltransferase/cysteine synthase family protein, translating to MDDNKKRGFMTKALHSGWSCDSATGAAGLPIYASSAFQFHDSAHAAGLFNLEEDGFIYSRLANPTVQAFEAGLNALEGGVGTLATSSGQAAFAHLITALCSSGTNLVVSRKVYGGTLTLLQNIFSRFGVETILVDSDHPCQVEQAVNDETRGIITEIIGNPMMNVAPLEALSRIARRQGVPLIIDNTFATPALCRPIEWGAHVVVYSTTKYISGNGNLIGGAVVDGGNFDWAAYPDKFPELAKPDRAYHDIVFTERFGKAALAAKLHAAILRDLGGCPSAFDAYLLHLSLGTLGLRMERHSANGLAVARFLEDHPMVEWVSYPGLASHPQNDMVKVYLKDGCGGMIAFGVKGGVEAGRKLVDSLSLIGHMANLGESRTLIIHPASTTHSQLTTAQRAAAGLSDGLLRLSVGIENVEDIIADLEKGLEAAGK from the coding sequence ATGGATGATAATAAAAAACGCGGTTTTATGACTAAGGCGCTCCACTCGGGCTGGAGCTGCGATTCGGCGACGGGAGCGGCGGGGCTGCCGATCTATGCCTCCTCTGCCTTCCAGTTCCACGACAGCGCCCATGCCGCGGGGCTCTTCAACCTTGAAGAGGATGGTTTTATCTACTCGCGGCTGGCCAATCCGACCGTTCAGGCCTTTGAAGCGGGGCTGAACGCCCTCGAGGGCGGTGTGGGGACGCTGGCCACCTCCTCGGGGCAGGCGGCCTTCGCCCATCTTATCACGGCGCTCTGCTCATCCGGCACGAATCTGGTCGTCTCGCGCAAGGTCTACGGCGGAACGCTGACGCTGCTGCAGAATATCTTCTCGCGCTTCGGCGTGGAGACGATCCTCGTCGACAGCGACCACCCCTGCCAGGTGGAACAGGCGGTCAATGACGAGACGCGCGGCATCATCACCGAGATCATCGGCAACCCGATGATGAATGTCGCGCCGCTGGAGGCGCTTTCGCGCATCGCGCGCCGTCAGGGAGTGCCGCTCATCATCGACAACACCTTCGCGACGCCCGCGCTCTGCCGTCCCATCGAATGGGGAGCGCACGTAGTAGTCTATTCGACGACGAAATATATCTCGGGCAACGGCAACCTCATCGGCGGCGCCGTCGTCGACGGAGGCAACTTTGACTGGGCCGCCTATCCCGACAAATTCCCCGAACTTGCGAAGCCAGACAGGGCATATCATGACATCGTATTTACCGAGCGTTTCGGCAAGGCGGCGCTTGCCGCGAAGCTCCACGCCGCGATCCTGCGCGACCTTGGCGGCTGTCCCTCGGCCTTTGACGCCTATCTGCTGCACCTCTCGCTCGGCACGCTCGGCCTGCGCATGGAGCGTCACAGCGCGAACGGCCTTGCGGTGGCGCGTTTCCTCGAGGATCATCCGATGGTTGAGTGGGTCAGCTATCCGGGGCTTGCCAGCCACCCGCAGAACGACATGGTGAAGGTCTACCTCAAAGACGGCTGCGGCGGCATGATCGCCTTCGGCGTCAAGGGGGGCGTGGAGGCGGGGCGCAAGCTCGTCGACAGCCTCTCTCTCATCGGCCACATGGCGAACCTCGGCGAGTCGCGCACGCTGATAATCCATCCCGCCAGTACGACTCACAGCCAGCTGACGACGGCCCAGCGCGCGGCGGCTGGACTCTCGGACGGCCTGCTGCGCCTCTCGGTCGGCATAGAAAATGTGGAAGACATTATCGCGGACCTTGAAAAGGGTCTTGAGGCGGCGGGAAAATAA
- a CDS encoding homoserine O-acetyltransferase, translating to MKEETGSVALQNITLPSGAFFERLEQVYSRYGEADADGANVILVCHALTGSHRLAGERRPGEPEPWWGAVVGDGKALDTRKYCVICFNNLASPYGSTSPLFENPADGRRWAMRFPILSPRDTAFAQREALRALGIERLYAVIGGSLGGMIGLEYAVSFPEDVPRCALIAAPDRLYPQAIAFNAVQRQSIKSDPLWADGDYEGAGPVNGLAAARMLAMITYKSEQSFSHRYMREMAQGSTRDWDGQFQVESYLHYHGEEIVKRFDANCYLYLTKMMDLHDIGAGRGGLDEGWKRFAGHRLLGLGILSDMLFPNWQVEEAVRAAAKNGVAAYYEEIESENGHDAFLIDFDQVDDYLRSFLQ from the coding sequence ATGAAAGAGGAGACAGGCTCCGTCGCGCTGCAAAATATAACGCTGCCCTCCGGCGCCTTCTTTGAGAGGCTGGAGCAGGTATACAGCCGCTACGGCGAAGCGGATGCGGACGGCGCGAACGTCATTCTCGTCTGTCACGCTCTGACCGGCAGCCACCGGCTCGCGGGCGAGAGACGCCCCGGCGAGCCGGAGCCCTGGTGGGGCGCCGTCGTCGGCGACGGCAAGGCGCTGGATACGCGCAAATACTGCGTCATTTGTTTCAATAACCTCGCAAGCCCCTACGGCAGCACCTCGCCGCTCTTTGAAAATCCCGCGGACGGCAGACGCTGGGCGATGAGATTTCCTATCCTCTCGCCGCGCGACACGGCCTTCGCGCAGAGGGAGGCGCTGCGCGCGCTGGGGATAGAGCGGCTGTACGCCGTCATCGGCGGCTCGCTCGGCGGCATGATCGGCCTGGAATACGCCGTCTCCTTCCCCGAAGATGTGCCGCGCTGCGCGCTGATCGCCGCGCCCGACCGCCTCTATCCGCAGGCGATCGCCTTCAACGCCGTGCAGCGGCAGAGCATCAAAAGCGATCCCCTCTGGGCGGACGGCGACTACGAGGGCGCGGGGCCGGTGAACGGCCTCGCGGCGGCGCGGATGCTCGCAATGATAACCTACAAGAGCGAGCAGTCCTTTTCCCACCGCTACATGCGCGAAATGGCGCAGGGCTCCACGCGCGACTGGGACGGACAGTTCCAGGTCGAAAGCTACCTCCATTACCACGGCGAAGAGATCGTCAAGCGTTTCGACGCCAACTGTTATCTTTATTTGACGAAGATGATGGATCTGCATGATATCGGCGCGGGGCGCGGCGGCCTCGACGAGGGCTGGAAACGTTTCGCGGGGCACAGACTGCTCGGCCTCGGTATATTGAGCGACATGCTGTTTCCCAACTGGCAGGTGGAGGAGGCGGTGCGCGCCGCCGCGAAAAACGGCGTCGCCGCCTATTATGAGGAGATAGAGAGCGAAAATGGCCACGACGCCTTCCTGATCGACTTTGACCAGGTCGACGACTATCTGCGGTCGTTTTTACAATAG
- a CDS encoding SLC13 family permease, with protein sequence MENTAEKKSKLKALNPIVLLAIILVIAAIATYVVPAGVYERVLDPTTEREVVNPQSFKYIAQHPVGFFEFFMSITLGMQRAAYIIFFLFLVGGAFGVIEATGAMNACLASVVKKMGGRELVVIPVCMVIFGCGSAFAGNFEEYLVFVPLMVAVCVAMGFDSLTAIGVVFCAAASGYAGAMTNPFTVGVAQGISGLPMFSGIVFRAGVFIALITASIIYVVLYARKIKKNPELSAVHEIDLEYNSHTHATIAEAQSQGMTTRHKLVLLTFVAAIAVLVYGVLKLGFYIDELAALFVIVGIVAGVVGGLRPGEIADSFLKGCDNMLFACMVIGLCNAVIIITENASIMDTIIHSLSRLLNGLPPAISACAMFVVQDVFNVLVPSGSGQAAITMPIMAPLADVIGVTRQTAVLAFQMGDSFTNVLAPTSGEVIAALAMAKIPYGKWVKWLLPLFGIWCLIAFASLIIAVMTGFGPF encoded by the coding sequence GTGGAAAATACCGCAGAGAAAAAATCTAAGCTGAAAGCATTGAACCCCATCGTCTTACTTGCCATCATCCTCGTGATCGCGGCAATCGCGACATATGTCGTCCCCGCCGGAGTATATGAACGCGTTTTGGACCCGACGACGGAGAGAGAGGTCGTCAACCCGCAGAGCTTCAAGTATATCGCCCAGCATCCCGTAGGATTTTTTGAATTCTTCATGTCGATAACGCTTGGCATGCAGAGGGCCGCCTATATCATCTTCTTCCTCTTCCTCGTCGGCGGCGCCTTCGGAGTTATCGAGGCGACCGGCGCGATGAACGCCTGCCTCGCCTCCGTCGTCAAGAAGATGGGAGGGCGCGAGCTCGTCGTCATCCCGGTCTGTATGGTGATCTTCGGCTGCGGCTCGGCCTTTGCCGGCAATTTTGAAGAATATCTGGTCTTTGTGCCTTTGATGGTCGCGGTCTGCGTCGCGATGGGCTTTGACTCGCTGACGGCGATCGGCGTCGTCTTCTGCGCCGCGGCTTCAGGCTACGCGGGGGCGATGACGAATCCATTCACCGTCGGCGTCGCGCAGGGGATATCGGGGCTGCCGATGTTCTCCGGCATCGTCTTCCGCGCCGGGGTCTTTATCGCGCTGATAACTGCAAGCATCATCTATGTCGTGCTTTACGCGCGCAAGATCAAGAAGAACCCCGAACTCAGCGCCGTTCATGAGATAGACCTCGAATATAACAGCCATACCCACGCCACTATCGCCGAGGCCCAGAGCCAGGGGATGACGACGCGCCACAAGCTCGTGCTGCTGACATTCGTCGCCGCCATCGCGGTGCTCGTCTACGGCGTACTCAAGCTCGGCTTCTACATTGACGAGCTGGCCGCGCTCTTCGTAATCGTCGGCATCGTCGCCGGTGTCGTCGGCGGGCTGAGACCCGGCGAGATCGCCGATTCGTTCCTCAAAGGCTGCGACAATATGCTCTTCGCCTGCATGGTCATCGGCCTTTGCAACGCGGTCATCATCATCACGGAGAACGCCTCGATCATGGATACGATAATCCATTCCCTGTCGCGGCTGCTCAACGGCCTTCCGCCGGCGATAAGCGCCTGCGCGATGTTCGTCGTTCAGGACGTCTTCAACGTCCTCGTCCCCTCCGGTTCGGGACAGGCGGCGATCACGATGCCGATCATGGCCCCGCTGGCCGACGTCATCGGCGTCACACGCCAGACCGCGGTGCTGGCCTTCCAGATGGGCGACTCCTTTACGAACGTGCTTGCGCCGACCAGCGGCGAAGTCATCGCGGCGCTCGCGATGGCCAAGATCCCTTACGGGAAATGGGTCAAGTGGCTGCTGCCCCTATTCGGCATCTGGTGCCTCATCGCCTTCGCCTCTCTGATTATCGCGGTTATGACCGGCTTCGGCCCATTCTAA